AATGACATggacttggaattcatttttttcttaccactGTGCTGTGCCCACACTTGATATACCGCATAGATCATCGAAAAGACATATTATGCCACACgctgaaaattaaaaacactGATAAGTTTCTCCAAAATTGGAAAAGGAGAAAATGATTTAAATGCGAAAATGAAATGTGTTATGTCGACGGAAAAAGGAAAGCTTTCAAGTGATGTCATTGAAGCAGTGGAAATGTAATCTCATCCTTCGCACATTTAAGTTCCATCGcaggcaattaatttatttatttcgacaTTTGTTTTTCGCACTTGTAAATAAAAGTAAGGTGAGGTGGGgcaagtgcgactgcggggtaagatcgaccccccttcaggaaaatcgtatttccgttctcgaagcaggtggcggtcgcgcaacatattctacacatagtagtgaaaccagagccaacgattTTGTAATACTTATCACTCAATTTCTCGTtacacatgcttaggaaatatacccgtcgttcatctcgtagtcttagttggttgtgaggagaggctataccgcagttccctctgaatcaacgcatcggaggtgttaggtaagaactatattttgttttctcttcttcatggattggttttccttgctttactttaagtttaagtgcgaccccctgtcgcacttaccccaggcaacagGCCCTGCctgacagggggtcgcacttaccccaggcttcgaggttgaagtatggattgaatttttagtttctgtctaacagttcttgcgGAAAACTTTTCCTTTCTGCCTGGCaattcttgcgttaaactttcttaaatgttgcaaaacaccgaagtttataaaactaggtcttttagttagagtcctctcatcaacttttattttgaaggtttatctgataaagatagcttacttcagtttgttgattgattatgatagggcattggatatcatgtcttcgacgaggaggatgtagacgacatggcattaatgcctgaaacaagatagcaggAGTGGAAAAatcttaacaaattcggtgactaacattcaaagctgagattggattctggctagattcagcagcaaaaagtcagttgctcactatgtagggaaaattctggagattaatgaataaggtgatgccgtggtttgctttttgaggacattttttggaactgaaataagtttcacctgtccacggaatgaggattccagcgaaatactttgggaagatgttgtaaaaatattaccgaagccctctgtcggccgtcgaagaaatttaacatttagcctatctttctcggggtaaaagttaaaataaacgaataaatattcaatgttctattggttgaagaccatgagtttttcttcattttacttttttatattaataacgccaattacattagagaagaaattctttgttcattacaatatagtttgtattcagatttgctgtcatatgcaagatttataatttttttattattttttatttattcagctttCATGCatactagatattttaaatacaccttTGAGATAATGTGTAACTATATGCagttattacgaaaaaatgtagCTCTCGTACTAGTCTCTATTTCAAGATTTCACGTGTTGCGTGATGCtgcgaatttaaataatttaagcatttatttatttaagggggcgccctagcacggtcgcggaagacgatgcagaccctttctattaaccagtttgtgcttcgctaattataggtacatagcggtttcttgactcagaatatttatgaagcttaaatctgtgccttgataCAAAGACGagtcttttaccaggtttcctacaggagatacttgacgcttaatttcacgaatttcgtttttttttgcaatgactaataccacggcgcaaaatcacgtaaagaatATCCAACCAGTTACTGGTTAaaattgctgaaattttattttttattttgttttataccAAAACCACCTAATACAGCTCAAATTGGGCCattttatatagattattcaaaaagtttagaaattatttacacgaacaaccaagccctggataggggaaacctacccagccgggactcgaacccacgagttcttgtttggcaggcgaggacattactcagccgacaccgaggtcggcggtgttatgttgacgacatgcttgtttacgtaatgaagatatcatcgccaacaatttcggaaaaggtgttaactcaaaaggacctttgcattcacaggcctattttttcagcgcgtgagagaggaaccagaagttggcgtctaatatttttaattggctcgcccccacttaggtgtcacatatcaactccgactgctaACCTtgttccaacgacccgtatcaagtttatccttagcatcaaatttctcctcggagtcgtcgcgggtgaagttgggaggggagttgcctttccccccctttctctccctcgaggctcttcggcttccgtctccatatcccggcgctgcagctagaggccttcgtgagccatttaattgggaaattcaaacactagggcgcccccttaacgTGGTTGAGAAACAAACGAAGGAAATCATTAAGACTTTTCAAAAATTCGTCCGTTGGAACATTGTTCCCAGCGTCCCCTGCGTCACTGGCTGCCGTTCTCTTTATCGCTGGGTGGTTGGGGGGGACtcttcccccaccaccacctgTTCCAAGCGTGGGAACCGCGCGTCACACAGATTCCCATGTTCTCTCTGCGTAagctcccctcccttccctcccgaATTCTTCTGACTGTAAAAACCCATAAACATTACGTAGTCCTCCAGTTTTCCTCGAAATAACAAATATAGCTAATAAAAGcactttttctttatttgtaatttttctatgatccgtaatctataaaaatactgatatttgtgaatattcatcaattctattgatgccatgttgccaaatgtGGCCGCAGCGGGCCGCTTCCACTTCCCGGGAACGTGGTTCCGCAGCATTTGTTCACTCCGGCGTGTTTTCTTAATGTCCATTTATAATTTATGCTACagaaaatcatgtattttctggtcatagaaaaattgcaaatacttCCTTTCTGTATCACTAACCTATGACTATTATTACTGTACGTAGCAACGGGAAACGGAGCGCGGCGATGCTGCCAACAATTGTAAATGCTTGCTGGATTTATGCACCAACAATTATTgacgttattttcttttttattaatccttcctGCCATTCAATGGAAACGCAACTGTTGAGGATACTTTCAGTGAAAATAAAGCGTAACGTAAATGTTTACGGTAGACATTCTTTCTCGCTCTTCTTTATTTCGTTCGCCAAATGTTTTTAGGCAATACACGTCGTACACTGACTTTTTCCGGGATGCGTGTTCTTGCCGTACCAGGGACCACAGTCGGAAGAATTCGGGAGGGAATCggtcggtggcggtggggtaaagtcctcgcctgccaaaccgtaggtcgtgggttcgaatcccgcctgggtaggtgattcctatacaggacatggatgtttgtgtagtactttgttaatattggaaaccctcgttgtaaaagcacgttatgtgctgtttacgggggaattgattataaataaatatgcaaattacTTCTGCCATTATATGAGGTAACTAAGGAAATATGCTCAGAGAAGCAAGTAATAGCTTCAAAAATTAGACCTTTTAGTCTAGGGATCAGGAAATATATTGGAAGTACGTTAACTGAGAAAGAGAGTCTCAATGATGAGGCTCAGCAGATATTAGGAAAAATTCAAAGCGAAAttgaaaaaagattttacaaaattgagaaaaatcCAATTACTGCTGAAGCAAATTTGCTGGAGCCACGATTTAAGAAAGTCGGAtttgaagatgttgttgctgcagaaaaaaacgaagaaaaattggaTTGCAAAGGCAGAAGCTCACAACATGCAAGACCACAAAGACACTCAACATCAAGGGACTATTCATCAAGAGGAAGATTCCACTGAGTCACCTTCATCTGGCAGCGTTTGGAAACATTTTGATTCAATGGTCAAAACCAGAATATGTGTCCCTTCTCCAACAGCTGCAGCCATTATTGAGATGGACAAGTTCTTATAGCAGAACCACACCTGGAGAGGCATGGAGATCCTCTCAAGTGGTGGTGGCGGAATCGAGACATTTATCCTCGACTCTTTTCAGTCATGATGAAAAGATTGTGTGTTGTTGGCTCATCGGTGCCATGTAATAGGGTATTTTCTAAGGCAAGGGCAATTTTATCGGAGAGGAGACGGAGCCTTAAACCAAAGAGGCTGACAAAACAGGTTTTTTTGAATTACAATCttcacagttaattttttttatttctgcacttctttgcattaaaattatcaatattatcCAAACCCATGTACCCATGTTCCCTAATATTTTCATGGTAGCTATGTTTGAATGATAAGAATGATTGGTTTAACATTTACAAAAAGGTCATGCTGGTTTCTCGAAGGAGTATATTGGTACTCTGAATTTTATTACACTTATATGTTCTGGACAGGCAATTTTGCCATTAATTATTTTGAACAAGAAAatcaaatcatataaatgagATGTGTAAATGGTTACATTTATCAAGTTCATCAGAAATGCTGTGCAATATACAAACTTAAacctttattgaaaatttttgttagaCCATCtttatatacagtgagtcctcgtttaacgtcacttaccgttcctgaaaaatgtgacgataaacgaaatgacgttaatcgaagcacaagcattcaaagaaaaattaaacaaaacaatgaaaatggcgtagcaatattttatgaatttttgaattattgcggtctcccagaccgcacgtcactggtagtgtaacaagaattgcacatcACTGGTTAAGGTTTAACATATCAAGATATACCAAAGAAAATAAAGTGGTCTAATTTAATTTCTTCCTCCCTATTCGTTATTACTAAATAGATAACGGATAGTTTTTCCATTTGTGTTGTTGTCAATTacgtaaaaattacataaaaacccCAAAAATTATAAGGCATTTAAATGTTCTTGTTCAGATTACTGAATCATTGCCGCGTCATTATGCTCATTAGCTAAAGTTTAATTTTCGATGACGATTTTGAAATTGTGGTTAGAAATATATTGCTCAAGAAGCGCCGTCAAAAGTCTCATAGAAAAATCCAGTCCCGAGCGTCAAGCAATAGCTGAACAAAAGCTTGGGCAAGGCGAAGTCTAGTTTTAATAGCGGAAAACTACACTTGCGGGTGTTCTCACATTTACATGTGGTTATACCTTTTTTCGTTGATCTATGTATTATCACAGCTCTTGGGACATGACATTACTCCTAATGATAAATTTGAGTGCCTGACTGTTGTCTTGCAACGGTAAGATATGGGGGATGACGACCAGATCAAGAGTGCACCCAGGATCATAGCTAGGGGGGAAAGCCATGGGATttgtgagattatttccttggaaaaatagtttttatttagtaacatattttatactaatatagCATTTTTATGggtcaaaagaaaatttgttgaatacttgcATTTCAACTTagtactgattttgctgaaaGACTTGCGATTCTTCGGCaactgaggaaattaaaaaatgtttactttccCTGCATTTGAGTTGGTTGCGTAGGGTGTGGGTGGGGCCAGCCCATGCCTAATTTTCAAAGagggaaatgaattatttgagtttttttaatttccagcgtGTGGTATAATATGTTTTTTCAATGATCTAAGCGTTATTTCAAGTGTGGGCTCATCGCAGTGgtgagaaagaaatgaattccaaGTCATGTCATTCCACCATCGTGCGGGTGATTTCGGGTGTGCAGCGTAGTGTTTGATGGCACCAGGTTACTCTATATATTGCCAAACCTTGGGGGCTATGGACGTTTTGCATTATTTAATGTTTCATCTCGTGATCTATAGGACTTTGAATGCGACAATcgctttcagtaatttttaaatgacccaTTGATAACTTTACCTCGATTATTCTGttgattagttatttttctacgTTGTCGGACATGGATGAAATCCAATTGTAAAACCTGTTATCATTGTAGTTTTATTTCAGCTACGTGTGCAGAAAAAATCGTTGAATTTCTTTGGTAAACAACGAAGTTATAAAGTTTTTCTATTCCTGGACGCGAGTTGGTTGCGTAGGGTGTGGGTGGGGCCAGCCCATGCCTAATTTTCAAAGagggaaatgaattatttgagtttttttaatttccagcgtGTGGTATAATATGTTTTTTCAATGATCTAAGCGTTATTTCAAGTGTGGGCTCATCGCAGTGgtgagaaagaaatgaattccaaGTCATGTCATTCCACCATCGTGCGGGTGATTTCGGGTGTGCAGCGTAGTGTTTGATGGCACCAGGTTACTCTATATATTGCCAAACCTTGTGGGCTATGGACGTTTCATAATATCTGATGTTTTATCTCGTAATATAGAGGTACATCAACGGCGAATTTgctttaactttttatttaatgaCCCATTGAGATTTTTATTTCGACTTGTTGGgaggtcaatttttttaatatctattgtCCTCTTGGGTTAGATCCAATTATATTAAATGCTCCGGTTTGTAGTTTGTTTTCACCTTGTATGTGGAAAATTGAATGAGTAATGAATTAAAAAtcgcttttatttttatgaatgtttcaGTGCATATGTTAAGCCctaggggagggtggggcacagtgaaacaaaaattattattttgcctataaaaacattgcttttgaaaataaaataacaatgaaaatatataaatggtgcttgtcattttcttcactattcctactttaaaaaatggaattatttaaaaaagcaatggatttacatcaatttttgtagtgatatgtcaattgtttcactgtgccccatgtgtggggcacagtgaaacagggCCTTTTTTActtatggggcacagtgaaacacattttttcagattttataataccatttatttttacctttggcaatattttcactagaatgaaactcacaatgcatgaatacagtaatggattaaaaaacatgaaacaaactgCACCTTAGTCAGTGATAATTAGAAGCTTAACGAACATCTaaattggcaaatgaaattttaaatgaaataaacctttTCATTCTTGCAGTTCCTTTGCGATAAGAAGGAGGtggtaaaactaatttaatgtcTTTCATGCTGACAGATGCTATATCTTCAATatgtgggaaaaaaaatgaatttggcactttggaactttttcgtaaatatgtaacttcagcgccattgtgttttcttgcttctttaattattctacctacatagtagaattttttcttcgatgaaaactcaatcaaaacataatcaccaacttttactgtacctactttatttccaaaaccttctaaaatatcctcattacctTCCAAGGGGTTTGAAAGTCCTCCCTCTGACGTGGTGTCTGAATTTTGATGGGGCCCCTCACAGTTATCAATGGCAACATTGGCATTAAATAAACTTCTGCATGATTTAGTTgcctcagaagttttttttcctatagctgtatttttcttttccatcatacGGATTTTTTCTGGTGTGTCTGTTATGATCATACTTTTGCCTGGTTCTCTTTTCCTGGTTGAATTTTTCCTTGGAGCGGCTTTAGGATAGCCCTTGAACTGAGCAGgactttgaaaagttcttttatcTTCACCTTGACCATTGTTTAAACTGGAAGTACTTGCAGTTGCTCTTAATTCTTGGCTCAATAAGTCACACTCTTCAGTTTCAGGAGAAGGCTGGTCTGTTACAGAACTACTCAAGAAATCTGCCTCGGTGAAAATGTGCCTATTATATggatatattccagtttttttgaatccattaataataGTAGCTGGAGTCATAGCCTTTTGATGGGCAAAATTGACGCATCCTGCAATATGGTAGATGGAAAGAGCTTTACCTGGATTGCTTTTGTTCCAGGAATCAACTGCTGCGGCATAATAGGTCTTAAATGGAGCATAACAGGAAACATCCAAGGGCTGTAATTTGGCACTGCAATGAGGTGGAAGAGTCACAATCATTATGCCATACTCTTTTGCCAAATCTATTACTTGTATACTAATATGGCTTTGGTGATTATCCATTATTAGCAGTGTAGGGtcttctttacttgtttttgtatgtttgatgaagtgcttaataacttcaggaaatatttctgctgtcatCCAACCACTTTTCGATGTCAGTCAAAGAGAGCCAGGAGGGGCATTGATCAACATATGATCACTGAACTTGACCCTTGGGAAAACAAATGCAGGGGGTATGGTGTTTCCGGATGCACTCACAAAACAGCATGTAGTAACTAGAGTTCCCCTTTCACCTGCTGTTACATTATTTACCCCTTTGGATCCCTTTTCTGCAATCACCTTGGCAGACTTATTTACGACTGTTGAGGTACCAGTTTCATCTAGATTCCATATTCTGGAACCATCACCAAAACATTCTGAACGTCTTAAGGCTGCACCAagattgtcaaaaaatgttttcactgtgtgtgcattaaatgatgtgcaacgagaaagagaacagttttcaggctgccgaatgCTTAAATTTGGATTTCGCTTCAAGAACAATCGTAGCCAGTCTAAACCTGCAGCAGAGTCATCATGCCAGTTTTTTGGCACTTGTATAGAGTTCACCACTGCCATTTCATAAGCTAGCTCTCGAGTGTTACGAGTCGACTGACCATAACAGAGTTTTGAGCATGTTATCAAATAGTCAGCCAAGCACTTTTCTTGTTCAGCTGTAAAAATCAATCTGGATTGATATTTTGGTGTCATGCGAACATGTTCACCAGTCCCTTCATCACTAGCCTTTTTTTGCTTACTCACATACCTGAaaagaatcttttcaaaattattatttggaaaatttgaatgtcagtttacgtttactgtttatttgaaatttaaaaaaattttcagaaaactttcaatgttacaagatgttcacatgcaaaaaacaaataaacataccgactgagtgttacataattgacattacattctttggctgctttcctgattgaatagttttcatgcagAACAAGATGAACTGCAGCGCGCATTTCACCATCTGTGAAGGATCCAATATGGCTCTTTCTTATTCTATTCCTCATTTTTGGAatctttattctgaaaataatgaaattccatcagaataacaataataattactatagtaatccacactgcatatttcaagtcaaatagttcttcctaaatgagacatggggcacagtgaaacatgtttcactgtgccccatttaTCTTGTTTCAGTGTGCCCCACCAGGCcatcttgaataaataaacttactgcatgaaaacaaatgaagatatagaaatatgtttggtggtctccaaaacttaagaaatggtaacagtaaatacaatgataagttaagatttcccatgaaaaggaaaagtttgtcagtgtgaaataattctttggaattatttacttttctcacctTAAAATAGGTTTTGATCCATCAACAGGAGACTAGAAGAGCACAAGCCATGAGACTGCAGCAGCTGTTGTGGTGTTAGTTCCTTAATATAACACAGAGAGCACTAATTCATAGAATTGTCaggaggagggaaatttgaattgtttcaccctgccccatgtttcactgtgccccaccctcccctacatGTTATTATTTCGGTTCCGATATGAGATAGCGCCccatgttttaaataattattgtttttctttttttactctaTAGCATTGAAGAATatctgtttcattaattttgattctttttttgtCTTATTAGGTGCGTTGTTTTTAATTATTGGCATTAGTTTGACAGTGAATGACCTACTGACATATGGTCTGCAATCACTTTTTTTCTACATGGTGACTTTGTGATAGCGCTTAAGTATTTATAATTGCTTCTTTTTGATTAGCGTTTATACtacgatgtttttaatgattCTTTATACACATTATGACATTGAgtattattttaaggaaaaatttcattggtgcttTGCGTTTTTGTTTTGTAAAATCCAATGTCCTAAGGAACTTCAGTTTCGTTTCCCAATGGCACTACTTTTAGGATAGCGCCCTTGTATTAAAtgtcttattgttattttatttctgctGCATGGTGGTTGTAATGGTACGTTTCATaaatattgatcatttttctCTACCTTTAAGCTCGTTTCATTTGCATTCTGGctttaatgtatttatgaatgacCCACTGAAACTTTGACTACACTTAtatgataaagtcttattttcgcgtattattaataaaaaagaataattttatgtggttatatgaaaaaaataaacgttattctGGCATTTTACCTTGTTTCATTACAAAAATCGCACTGATAACGTTGATATAAAGCATTTATTCTTAGCTAATACATTGGCGTTATTTCTTGGAGCGTGGGATGACCTTCCATGGGTCAAGATAATGTACCCCAAGGAAACTGCATTCACTACAAGTATGTgcgaaaatgaaatactttagaatgctcaacgaaaggaacgtaaaagccaaaaataaatgaatcgcCTGAAAGATATACCAGGACGAAATAGCATGGaccgagaatattttcaacaattttggaCACGATTACAAATTCCGTGGACACACAATATGCAATAAGATTTATCCACAACATTACTTGTTAATATAAGACAATACAATCAAACCTATAGAGACGATGTTTTCTAGTTGACATTTTATCCGCCAACAGCAGACATACAGAACAGCCCATGCATCCGTGTTTGAAGACACATTTCCttccatttgataaaataaatagacaataCGTTGATATtaatcatttgttttcaatttgttgtagaacaactgttttttgttaatattaattcattaatttgtcCAGAAACTGAATGTAAGCCCAACCTCGGCTTGCACATGGTCATATCCCATTTGCACTCTTTAAATCGGAAAATGACTATACACTTTTTATGATGTAGTATTAATCGTTTAAAAATATCTATGAATGATATTTCTCAATAAATCCCAATATTAAACCACAAATCGTTGAAAATACCTCATGTTTCGATTGTAGGCCTGTTGCATTTGTTTTCCTCTAGCGGGGTTATTTGCAACTAAAGTCCGGTATCTGAACCAAATCTCGCTAGCCTGGTCAGTTAATAAGTACGGTGTCAATCAGCTTGAAATACTTGTGCAACGTTTGCTGTTTACTCTGCTGCTACGTGATTTCTTTGTGAGATCCGACTTAAATTTGAGCTCATTACGCCCTTTTCCTTGATAAGTCTAATGTTT
The nucleotide sequence above comes from Ischnura elegans chromosome 13, ioIscEleg1.1, whole genome shotgun sequence. Encoded proteins:
- the LOC124170242 gene encoding uncharacterized protein LOC124170242 isoform X2; the protein is MRNRIRKSHIGSFTDGEMRAAVHLVLHENYSIRKAAKECNVNYVTLSRYVSKQKKASDEGTGEHVRMTPKYQSRLIFTAEQEKCLADYLITCSKLCYGQSTRNTRELAYEMAVVNSIQVPKNWHDDSAAGLDWLRLFLKRNPNLSIRQPENCSLSRCTSFNAHTVKTFFDNLGAALRRSECFGDGSRIWNLDETGTSTVVNKSAKVIAEKGSKGVNNVTAGERGTLVTTCCFVSASGNTIPPAFVFPRVKFSDHMLINAPPGSL
- the LOC124170242 gene encoding uncharacterized protein LOC124170242 isoform X1, which gives rise to MTAEIFPEVIKHFIKHTKTSKEDPTLLIMDNHQSHISIQVIDLAKEYGIMIVTLPPHCSAKLQPLDVSCYAPFKTYYAAAVDSWNKSNPGKALSIYHIAGCVNFAHQKAMTPATIINGFKKTGIYPYNRHIFTEADFLSSSVTDQPSPETEECDLLSQELRATASTSSLNNGQGEDKRTFQSPAQFKGYPKAAPRKNSTRKREPGKSMIITDTPEKIRMMEKKNTAIGKKTSEATKSCRSLFNANVAIDNCEGPHQNSDTTSEGGLSNPLEGNEDILEGFGNKVGTVKVGDYVLIEFSSKKKFYYVGRIIKEARKHNGAEVTYLRKSSKVPNSFFFPHIEDIASVSMKDIKLVLPPPSYRKGTARMKRFISFKISFANLDVR